Proteins from a single region of bacterium:
- a CDS encoding tetratricopeptide repeat protein, with the protein MRINPGRKKRQKSFLVRDILEIEKEAFERGLIPSFDINLLLDIFYQVKKKAKEYLKYRVCPVAQLKAIHKAMDELFEVSGEEPSLLMSEGLAKRKLDCDLTCGVYLSIARELNLPFYGALVPSHAILTWRVGQSFLYFDTISGDITNASSLKSFRKSILFPPLYDKEFMSTFYNTLGVRFAEVGKHQDAIFFFNKALKCYSLDVRLFYHKAVSLAQLGHYKQAVSWCEKAINLDSFDWKAHFNMGVCLAMSGKYEEAINSYNRAEKLHPKDYRIYYYRADALMHSGHLALAIKDYKKALFIHSGDDGLRKDYETALRYSQEP; encoded by the coding sequence ATGCGAATCAATCCGGGACGAAAAAAGAGACAAAAAAGTTTTTTAGTGCGGGATATTCTTGAAATTGAAAAAGAAGCTTTTGAAAGAGGTTTAATCCCTTCTTTTGATATTAACCTTCTCCTGGATATTTTTTACCAGGTAAAAAAGAAAGCAAAGGAATACCTCAAATACAGGGTTTGCCCTGTTGCCCAACTAAAAGCAATACATAAGGCAATGGATGAACTGTTTGAGGTTTCGGGAGAGGAACCCTCACTCCTTATGTCTGAAGGATTGGCAAAGAGGAAATTAGATTGTGACTTGACATGTGGCGTATACCTTTCCATTGCCCGGGAGTTGAATCTTCCTTTTTATGGAGCTCTTGTTCCTTCCCATGCTATTCTTACTTGGAGAGTAGGACAATCTTTCCTGTATTTTGATACCATTAGTGGCGATATTACTAATGCTTCCAGTCTGAAATCATTCCGAAAGAGTATTCTATTTCCACCTCTTTACGATAAAGAGTTCATGTCCACTTTCTATAATACTTTGGGAGTTAGATTTGCTGAAGTTGGTAAACATCAGGATGCAATTTTCTTTTTTAATAAAGCATTAAAGTGTTATTCGTTGGATGTTCGTCTGTTTTACCATAAGGCGGTTTCCCTTGCTCAATTAGGACATTATAAACAAGCAGTAAGTTGGTGTGAGAAGGCAATTAATCTTGATTCTTTTGATTGGAAAGCACATTTTAATATGGGAGTATGTTTGGCAATGTCAGGAAAATACGAAGAAGCGATTAATTCCTACAACCGTGCAGAAAAACTTCATCCGAAGGATTACCGTATTTACTATTATCGGGCTGATGCTTTAATGCATTCAGGGCATTTGGCTTTAGCTATTAAAGATTATAAAAAAGCCCTGTTTATTCATTCGGGCGATGATGGACTTCGCAAAGATTATGAAACAGCTCTTCGCTACTCTCAAGA